One Bythopirellula goksoeyrii genomic window, AATCATTCTTTTGCCCCGTGTGTCAGTTTCCAATACGCCGTGGCCCGCTCAAGTTCATGTCCTGGTCGACACGGAGTCTCCGCAAGCGGTCGCAACCGATCGCCAACGTGGCCGACGAGCCCTACACTTGTCCTGCTTGTGCTACCGCGCTCTTCGAGAAGTGTGACAGCTGTGGAGCAATCCGCTACGGACTCTTGCCGGCCTGCGAACATTGTGGTGCGTCGAAAGAGGTGTGAACAAAGGTTCCCGTTCGGCAGAGGGACCTATTTTGGGCGCTGCCAGGGATCACGATAATCGCGGCTCAACCGCTGGGTGGCTTCTTCGTCTTCGACGATGATTTTTCGCGTTGGGTCGTAAACTAGTGGGCGGCCCAGCTCCATCGCCACGTTTGCCAGGATACAACTTGCGGCGGAGATGTGACCATCTTCGATGTCTGCCACAGGGCGGGTGCGCTGGTCGATTGCAGTGAGAAAATCCTGCATGTGGCGGCGAGTAGCGGGAGCGGCGTTTAGTTCGATGTCTTTTTCAGCCAGATCCTCTGGATATTGTTCGCGTTCAAATACGCAATCAAAGTGGATTGGTTTGGCGGAGTCGCCTAGCGGAATAAAGTCCGCCTGCTTGGTGCTTGCCTTGAGGGTTCCCTTATCTCCATAGATGAACAGCGCCCACGGGTAGTCGGGATCGGTAGCTGCTCCCCAGGTGTTGTGCTCCCAGACGGCATTGAAATTGTCGAACTCGAAAATTGCTGTTTGGGTGTCGGAGATGTTTGATTTGCCGTCGGTCTGCACGTAGATGCCGCCGGTGGAAGTGATGCGATTGGGCCATTTTAATTCGAGCATCCAGCGGGCCGTGTCGAGCATATGGACACACATGTCACCGACGATGCCGTTGCCGTACTGCATAAAGGTCCGCCACCACCGCCGATGGGGCAGACCATCATAGGGTCGCAGCGGTGCCGGGCCAGTCCACATTTCATAGTCGAAGAAATCGGGCACCGGCTCGACCGGCGGATTGCCATTGGCTCGCATGTGGTAGTAGCAACACATCTCCACGTGACCAACATCACCCAAGAGTCCTGCATCGACTACCTCCTGTTTGGCACGAATCAAATGCGGGGTACTCTTGCGCTGGGTGCCGACTTGCACAATGCGGTTCTGCTTGCGGGCCGCTGCGAGAATGGCTTCCCCTTCGAGCACATCGACACTGATGGGTTTTTGCAAGTAGACGTCAGCACCCGCTTCGATTGCCGCAATGGCCTGCAACGCGTGCCAGTGATCGGGCGAGCCGATCAGCACGATGTCCAGCTCGTGCTCGCCGAGCATCTGGCGATAGTCTTTGTAGGTCTGTGGCTTGTTGTGCGATGGCTGACGCTCTTGCGCGATATTTACGGCGCTGGCGAGCATGTGTTGGTCAGGATCGCAAAGTGCGACGACTTCTACTGGAGCGACCTGGATCAACCGCCACAAATCGCTGGGGCCATACCAACCACAGCCGATGAGCCCGACTCGGCGGGTTTTGCCATGGTCGAACTTCAGGGCATCGGTGCCTAGTGCCGGCAGAGCCGTCAGCGCGGTGGTGGCTGCCGCTGCTTGTAGGAAGCGGCGGCGGCTGGGATGAAATAGTGATGTTGATGTGTTATTCAATTGAAGATTCCTCGAAGTGACCTGCCATATTGATTGCAATCTCCAGCTGGAGGCACAGCTGCCTGCGGTTGCGCAGCAGTACTCTCCCGGACCAAGGTGTTGGTCCGGCTAGGGGAGTTGTGGAACCGGCTCGCTTTTCTCAAACAACAACTGCTGCCGTGGTTCTTCTTGTACTTCGAACCAATCCACCGGCGGTAGTTCGAATTCTTCTGCCGCCAGGGCTTGAGCGATGCGACCGTAGACGTGGCAGGGCCAGCGGACCAGTCGTGTGTGGACCAAGAGTGGGGGCACCGCGAATTGTTCGGCCAAGCGATTGCGGACGGCACAGGCCGCGGTATCGGTTTCGACCCAACCTTGTTGTTCGACCACTTCGCGGTAAGCAGAAGAGGCGGCCGAGAGAACTGGTGCGGCTGGCAATAGCATGGAGAGGGCAAACCGTTCGCAATCTCGCAAAAGTTGCGGCCAATCTTCAGTCTGCTGTAGTTCCAAAAACCAATCCGCCGGAAGATCCTTAGCCGCATCGATCCACAAAGCCCGAGGCGCGTAGCAGCGGGCCAACAGTTCCCGATATGAGGCGAGCGGCCTGGAGTCGGCGACGATTCGATCTACCAACAGAGTGATCTCGCCCGAGCGCATCACAGCACAAGCTTGCACGCTGAAATGGGGAATCAGTCCGGGGATGATCTCCAGACGCACACCGGCCTGGTTTTCTAGCACCGCCTCGACGTCAACCGGTGCGGCGGCAAACTGCGCCTCGCGTCGACCGAGCAATTTGCGCACGCGCCATTCAGCGGCAAGTTCGGTGAGTGCTGGATAGCGGGTCAGCTCGCGGGCAGCTGTGGCCGTTTCGTCGGCTGAATACTCTGCAGAAATACCACTTGTTGCACCTATGAATTCGGCCAGATCTTGAATCGCCCTCTGGTCCAGGGCAGAAGCGTGGTCCGTAGTCCACCACCAACCCAGCATGCCAGGAGGGGGTTGTTTGACGGATCCACCATCCGAATTCGTGTTGCGTGCCGATTGGAAAAATTCATCACAGAAAGGCGAACTCGAGACTAAGCCTAATACATCAGCTACCAATGAGAGCGTTTCTTGACGATGCCAGGGGGTACGCATGCCGCATTCGATGGCACTCACCGTCGAAGCACGCTCATCCACGAGCTCGGCAAAAGTTCGCAGGCCCAAGCCGGCACGGCGGCGCAGTTGCCCAAGGAGTTGTCCGAAAGGAGTTATCAAGAGAAAGCGTCCCAAATTACGTTTGCGCAAAGTGCAAGTCGAGAGGCTACCCATGATACAGAATTTGGACGCCGCTGGCAGCCACCCCCCCTGCCCACGGCTTGTTCCGGCCTACAGCTTTGTAGCGGTTCGGGCGGCATTGAGGGTATTAATGAGTAACATTACTCGGGTGAGGGGCCCGACGCCGCCTGGAACGGGCGTAATGTGTCCGGCGACCTTACTAACCGCGTCGAAATCGACGTCACCCACCAGCCCCGCGTCGGTCCGGTTGATACCCACATCGACTACCACTGCTCCGGGACGCACCATGTCAGCGGTGATGAAGTTTGGCCTGCCGATGGCCACCACCAGGATGTCGGCTAGCAGAGTTACCGCTGGCAAATCTTGAGTGCGGCTATGGCAAATCGTCACGGTCGCATCGGCCCCCTTCTGCGCGAGCATGATCGACAGGGGCTTGCCGACAATGTCGCTACGACCAACTACGACAACGTGTTTGCCGGCGGTTGAGATATTGTTGCGCTTCAAGAGCTCGACCACGCCGTGTGGAGTACAGGGGAGAAACACCGGACGGCCTTGTACCAGTCGACCGACATTTTCTGGATGGAAGGCATCGACGTCTTTGCAGGGCGCAATCGCTTCGAGGACTTGTTCAGTATCGATCTGGTTGGGAAGCGGCAATTGCACAAGGATACCGTGAACCTGTGGGTCGGAATTGAGCTTTTCGATCAGCGCGAGTAGTTCTGTCTGAGTAGTGTCTGCTCCAAGCCGATGAAGCACGCTTTCGATCCCGACTTCGGTACAATCGCGGCGCTTGTTGCGCACGTAGACATCGCTGGCCGGGTCGTCTCCCACCAGTACCGCGGCAAGTGTGGGCGTGACATTTGATTCGGATTTGAACTTGGCAACCTGCTCGGCCAACTCGGCGCGGATTTGTTTGGCGAGCGATTTACCATCGAGGAGTTGTGCGGTCATGGCGGGATGATCTTAGTAGTAGCCGTGGGCGGGAGCCCATGGTTGACATTTGGAAAACCATGGGCCTGGCGCCCAAGGCTATAAGGTTGTTTTTTCGATTAAACCAAAGATTCTAACCCGAAGCGACAGTCGTGAGCAGTCCCCAATCCCATGCCTTGTCGAGCCACGCTAATCCCCACAAGGCGGCACAGGCGTAGAGTGCGGCGACCACGTCGTCGGCCATGATACCCAACCCAGCAGGGAGCGATTCCACCTGTCGTGCTGGGGGAGGCTTGGTGATATCGAACACCCGAAATAGGAGCCACCCTGCGAGCAGAACTCGCCAATTGGCAATTCCTGTGGCCAGGAAGACGACAGGCAGCACGGCGATTTCATCCAGAACAATTTCCTGGGGGTCTTTTTTACCGAGCAGCCTACTGGCGTGTGTACAGATGCCCACGGAGACAATGAGAATCGCAAGTATCGCCAATAGCTGCCAGCCAATCTCCGGCAGGTAACTGACAGCCCAGACCAATGGGATTCCCCACAGGCCTCCCACGGTTCCCGGAGCAGGGCTGACGCAACCGATGCCCAAACCAGTGGCAATCCAGACGGCAATTCGGTTGCTGAGTGAGAAATCGCTCGGTTGGTTGTGTTTCATGCAGGGCATCCTAGACCCAGATTCATGCTGATTCAACTCTTTCACAGCCCACTCGGTCAGGTGAACTGCGAAGTTCGTCAGCAATTGTGGGAGAAATGACCAATGTACAATTACCAATGACCAGTTTCAGCAGAAAACCCGACTGTTCTGGTCATTGGTCCTTGGAAATTGGGCATTTGCAGTTCCGTGATTTTTGACTTTATAGTTCTTCTGGAGTACTGGGGGTCAATATGGTCGAAACCCGTTCGGGCGAGTATCATAGATTCTTCTGGGGTTTTGACTGAAATAGGTAAACTGTGCCGAGCAGGCGAACGAAGATTCTGATGAGTGACGATAAGAGCAAGAAAGTGAGTGCCGTCGAGAAGATCAAGCTGGCGAGCAACTATCTCCTCGAGCCGATTCCGCAGGAATTGGCCGATGGCACGGACCATTTTGGTAAGGAGAGTATCCAGCTACTCAAGCACCACGGCACCTACCAGCAAGATAACCGCGACGAGCGGTCCAAAGAAGGCAAGTCCTATAGCTTCATGCTGCGAACTGCCATTCCAGGTGGCATCATTTCGAGCGAGCAACTGCTAGCCGAAATGGATCTGGGCGACGAGGTTGCCAACAGTACGCTGCGCATTACGACCCGTCAGGGATTGCAACTGCATGGTGTTCTCAAGAAGAATTTGAAGCAGGCTATCCGCCGGATCAACGATGTGAAGCTCACTACCATCGCCGCCTGCGGCGACGTGAAGCGCAATGTGATGTGCTCGCCGTGCCCCTATAAGGGTGACCCCGTCTACGACCAGATGCAGGATCTGGCCGAGCGACTGGCAATTCACCTGACACCCCATACGGGTGCCTACTACGAACTTTGGCTCACGGATGAGGAAACGGGGGAGAAGCATCAGGCGGGTGGCAGTAACGGACAAGTCGTGGAACCGATCTACGGACCAACTTACCTCCCTCGGAAATTTAAGTTCGCGATTGGTCTGCCCGGCGACAACAGTGCCGACGTTTACACCAACGATGTCGGTCTATTGGCCATCTGCGAAAACTGGAGAATCGTCGGTTACAACATACTCGTCGGTGGTAGTTTTGGTGTCACTCCCAGCGCGAAAAAGACCTTTGCGGCAGTTGCACAGGCGATGTGCTTTGTCACTCCGAATCAGGCGATCGATGTCGCGACGGCAATCGTCAAAGTACAGCGCGATTTTGGCAATCGCGCGGATCGCAAGGTTGCCCGCATGAAATACCTGATCCATGATTGGGGTCTCGACCGGTTCAAGCAAAAGGTCGAAGAGTACTATGGCGCAAATCTACCCGACCCGCGTCCCGTCGTTGTCCACGGCTTCAATGATGGAATGGGCTGGCAGGCCCAGGGGGACGGCAAGTGGTTCTATGGCCTTAACGTGGAAAACGGACGAATCAAGGACGAGGGAGATTTTCGTCTCAAGACGGCGCTGCGTGAGATTTGCTCCACTATGGCGCCACCCTTGCGATTGACTCCCCATCAAAGCATTATTTTCTGCGATCTCGCAGAGAAAGATCGTCCCAAGCTGTTCGAGATCTTGCGCCGCCATGGGGTGCCGCTTAGCGAAGATATCTCCAACGCCCGGCGGTGGTCGATGGCTTGCCCGGCTCTGCCGACCTGTGGTTTGGCGATTACCGAAAGCGAACGGGTGCTCCCAAGTATCATTGACCAACTTGACGTTGAACTGGACAAACTAGATCTGAAGGACGAAGTGTTTACGTTCCGCATGACCGGTTGCCCCAATGGGTGCGCTCGGCCTTACAACTCCGACATTGGCTTGGTTGGCAAGACGGCTGGCAAATACACGATCTTCCTGGGAGGTCGTGTCTGTGGCGATCGGCTCAACTTCATCTACAAAGACTTGGTACCCGAAGAGGAAGTCATTCCCGATCTGGTGAACGTCTTCCGCTATTTCAAAGAGGCCCGAGAGCAAGAGGAGTCGTTTGGCGATTTCTGCCATCGGCAAGGTGTAGAAAAACTCCTGGCTGCTTGCGACACGGTGCCAAAGTAGTTAAGTTTTTGGGAGAATCCCAACGCAAGGCTCATTTCAACATAGTCGCGATTCTACGATTCGCCCGGGGTCCTTAATTGTTAGTGACAAGGTAAGAACATGGAATGGCTCTTTGAACGCATGATCGAACTCGCCGCCTGGGTGGCGTTCATCCTGGGACTGTTTTTTCTCTGCGAAGCGGTTTGGATGCTTGTTCAATGGTTTATCAATCGAGCCGATGTGGACAGCACCCTTTTTCTGATGAACAGTGCCCAAGCTGCCGGCGCGTTTGTCGCATCTGCCCTCGCAGTCGGTGCGCTGGCCTGTATCGATCGCTACGTGTTTGATTTTGACGATCCAAAGTAGCGTTCATGTCGATTCGCAAGCCAATCAGCTCGGCAACGGATCAACAGCAATGTCACCTTTTGATATTAGCGCTCGCTTCCCATGTGGCTGGTGCCTGCGCGGGCTTGGTTGGGGCCCTTTTCCGACTTTCTTTGGATCATGCAGATCGCTTTCGGGATTCTGTTCTTTCTTCTTCTCAAAGTTATGGCGCAGGGGGACTTCTGCTGGTCGTTGCCGCATGTGCGTTTGCAACCGCGATTGCGGCGTGGCTCGTTGAGCGGTTTTCTCCAGAGGCCTCAGGAAGTGGCATTCCCCATGTGGAAGCCGTCTTGCTTGATGAGCGGCCACCAACTCGGATGAAGCTCGTTCCCGTTAAATTCCTCGGCGGACTGTTGGCTATTGGCTCGGGTCTAGCACTCGGGCGCGAAGGTCCCACCGTGCAGATGGGAGCGAGCATTTCTCATCTGCTTGGCAGAAAGCTTGGTCTGAGCGGAGTGGACAATCGTTCGTTGCTCGCTGCCGGGGCCGGTGCTGGTTTGGCCACAGCATTCAATGCTCCTATTGCAGGCGCGGTGTTTGTGTTGGAGGAGTTGGTGCGAAAATTTGATACTCGCATGACGATTGCGACCTTCGGTGCTTCAACAGGTGCCATCACAGTCGCAAGATTGCTGTTGGGGGATCGGCCTGATTTTGATGTCGAAATGCTCCCCTTTCCTACCACTTTTTCGGTGAGTGCTTCGATGGTACTCGGTGTGGTGCTGGGAGTACTTGGCGTTGCGTACAATCGTGCAATTCTGGGTGCAATTTCGCTGAGTAAAAAGCTACAGTCCTGGCCAGTGGTCATGCGCGCAGCAGCGATTGGGGGGTCGGTAGGATTACTCGCCTGGTACGCTCCTCAGATCGTGGGAGGGGGGGACCCGATTACTCAGAACGCCTTAAATCTGAAAACGGTTGCCTTCATGTTGCCTCTAGCGTTTCTCATCCGGTTCGGCCTGGGAGCTATCTCCTACGCCGCAGCAACACCGGGCGGGCTGTTTGCACCGATGTTGGTGCTGGGCGCACAAGCAGGATTGATGTTTGGCAATCTTTGTCAAACCTGGGTCCCAGCAGTGACGACAAACCCTACGACGTATGCCGTGACGGCGATGGCCGCCTTTTTCACAGCGGTGGTGCGAGCCCCCCTCACGGGAATCATCCTGGTGATCGAACTCACCGGAAGCTACACCCAGTTGCTGCCGATGCTCGCCGCGTGCTTCTCGGCGATGTTGATCCCCACGTTGTGGAAGGATCCACCGATCTACGATTCGTTGAAGCCACCAGTGGTGAATGACGAATGACGAAATACCCAAGCACGAAGGAATGACTAAATCCCAATGGCAAAGGGGATATTACTAATCGTCATTCATACCTCACGGGACCTTCGACAAGTTGGCGAATTTCAGCACGACGTGCCAGTCGGCGTCGATGGTGGCCCATTGCTAGATAGCAGGCCTGTGCATTGTGCCCTTTTCTCCAGGCTGCTTTCGTGCGGCGGTTGAGTTGCGAGCCGTCTGCCAAGAGCCGTAGCTGAGCAACCGACTCTTGTAGAAAATCCTGAACGAAGCCGACGAAGGAAGCTTTCCAACTAGGGAGATATTTATCCATGAATAAAGTGCCCATCCTGTGCATGCGCAAAACCGGTTAATTGAATAGGTTGCCTAATTGTAGACGGCTGCGCAGCCAGGGCAAGAAAAGGAAATGACCAATTTCCAAGGCCCAATGACCAAGGGTTGGAAGAGATTTCAACCCTTGGTCATTGGGCCTTGTTCATTGTAAATTGGCAATTGAGTTCTTTTTCCCCTTCCCATGAGTAACCCATGACCCTCTCCATTTCCCCCGAGAAAACCCGTATCGGCTGGATCGGCACCGGCGTAATGGGCCAGAGTATGTGTCGCCACCTTGTGAAAGCAGGCTACACGACGACCGTATTCAACCGTACTCGTGCCAAGGCGGAGCCGCTTTTGGAACTCGGGGCAACTTGGGCCGACTCACCTCGCGAAGTGGCTCAGGCGAGCGATGTGGTGTTTTCCATCGTCGGCTTTCCTGCCGATGTCCAGCAGACAATCTTAGGTGAGAACGGCGCACTGGCTGGCTCGAAGCCGGGCAACGTATTGGTGGACATGACGACGAGTCGCCCCAGTCTGGCCATCGAAATCGCCGAGCAGGCTGCCCTGCGGGAAGTTGTCAACATCGACGCGCCCGTTTCCGGCGGGGATGTCGGGGCGCGTAATGGCACGTTGTCGATCATGATCGGTGGCGACGAAGCGCAGGTTGAAGCCTTGGCCCCCTGCTGGGAAATCATGGGCACCACCTGGGTCTGGCAAGGAGGACCGGGTGCGGGCCAGCACACCAAGATGGTCAACCAAACCTTGATCGCCTCGAACATGGTCGGCGTCTGTGAGGGGTTGCTCTACGCCCACCGAGCGGGCCTCGACCTGGAACGTGTGATGCAATCGGTTGCCTCGGGAGCTGCAGGGAGCTGGTCCTTATCCAACCTGGGACCGCGCATCATCGCAGGCAATTTCGATCCCGGATTTTTCGTTGAGCATTTTGTCAAAGACATGGGCATCGCCCTGGCCGAGGCCGAGCGGATGGGACTGAAGTTGCCCGGGCTTGCGCTGGCAAACGAGCTTTATGGCAAGCTTGTCGAGCAAGGGCATGCTCGTAGTGGAACGCACGCGTTGATGCTGGCACTTGCGGGGATGAGCGGCGTTGATTGGTCGGAGCGAGACGGGTGAGTCGGAGATTTTTCTCACGCCCAGCTTGTAGAAAACCAAACAACACAGAACTATCACCTCGCTTTTGACTAACTGATTCAATTCGATGTATACTGAAGCGTAGAGGAGAACCAGCAATGAGAATGATTGAAATCTCTGATGAAGCGTATCAGACCTTGGCGAAATTCCACGGTGACGTGAACTTGTATGTCGAAAAGCTCGCGGCCGAAGCCCGTGAAGTCGCAGCCGTGCAAGAAGGAATTGACGCCTATAATGCGGGGGATTGTCGACCACTCGCAGAATTTGGCGGGGAACTTCAAGAACGCTTTGGCATCGACACTTCCCAGGCATGAAACGCCGCGTTGTCATCACCGGTCCAGCCGAAACCGATACTCTTTCCAATCACCGCTGGTGGGCCGATAACCATTCGCCAGAGCAAGCCCTTCGCTGGCTAGAGGGGATTTATGCGGCGATGTTCAAGCTGGCCTCTACGGCCGAGACGAATCCGCCAGCAGACGAGAAGTCACTACGCAAGGCAGGCATTCAGCAAGTCAGTTTTGGTCTCGGCAGCAGGCCAACCCATCGAATTATTTACACGATCGATGGCAGCTATGTGGTTATATACCGCGTCCGGGCATTCAAGCAGGATGAACTCGATTTGAGTAACCTGGAATAGATTCGATTATCGCATTTATTAACGGACCACTAATAGAGAAAGGGAACGAAACAAGTTTCTCACAAATCCTTCTGCCCCATGTTCCTATTAATCTTAGGCACTCTCGCTTAGTCACTAGCGGCACTGTAAAATTGTAAGAATGGAATCCTCTACTCAATGTAGAACCTGGCGATTTTCTATACGTGAATTGCTTCTCTTGATGGCGCTGATTGCAGTGCTTTTAGCTCTTTACGTAACCAATAGGCCATACTCACCCACGGCATTTATTTCCACGCTTGAGGAAAGATCAATTCTAGCAACGCTTTGCGCTGATTTGAGCGTGCCGATTGAATTTGGAGGAACCAGCATCGGAAGTGGAAATTCCAGTTGGAGCGGAGGTGAAAGAGAATCAAGTCTCATACTCACCGTACCTGACATCAAAAACTTTCAAGAAGTTGTGATGCCAAGATTCCGTGAATACATCGAACGGAAAGTAAGAGGTTTCGGCGGTACTATTGTTGGTCAATCTCAGGGGGGAACGAATGATGGCGGAACTTCCAACTCTGAGGTTTTTAAACGATTGCAACAGTTCAGCTTCCTATATCGCATCAAAGGGACTCGAGGGGCAATTCGAGTTTACTCCTTTGAACACTCGGAAAGGCAGCTGCGGATACTGATTCTTGTGGATGAACATTGAGAGGCGGAGAGACGATTAGAGCTCAGCTGAAGGATGTTCGGGGTCGGGGACGACCCGGCTCGCTGCAGTTTTGCTAGCATTGCACTTCTCTTGACGCCCCCGCGGTGCCGTTCTACAGTTCGCGCGGCAATTGCTCTTCCTCTCGCACTCTTTCTCGCTATGAACAACGCTGCCAAAAAAACTGAGCCGACTTCACCCAGCCGCCCTATGAAGGGCTCGCTGCCGCCGCGGATGAAGGTGCTGTACATCACTACGCTCAATCGCACGGGTGGTTGGTTGGCTGAGGCCTTTGCCGCCGATAGCGCGACGCAGATATTGCTTGAAGAAGTGGTCGGAGTCACGTCAGCACTTGCCAAGCTCCGCGATGAAGTGTTCGATGCCGTGATCGTCAGTCATGAGCCACCCGTGCTCGACGCTTTGGATCTGGTCGAAGGCCTGCGGGCTGGTGGGAACGAGGAGCCGATGATACTGCTGGGTTCGCAGCGACCACATGAGATCGATGCCCTCTGTTACGAGGTAGGAGCCGACGATTATTGCTGTGTCGCTGAGACTACAGTCCGGGGCCTGCTCTGGAAGTTTGCCCGAGCAATCGAACGCCATCAACTCCAGCGCGAAAACCGGCGGATGGTCCAAGCCGACCGGCAACGACTCAAGCAGGAGCATCTCGAAGCACAGCGTCTGCTTGAGCAACAACGCTTGTTGATCGCCGACCTGGAAGTGCTGAAGAACCCCACGGCCACCTCGGAGCAAGGAGACGTGCTGACCGAGTTCGACGATTGCCTCGCCAAAGCCGCCACCGCAGCGGTTGATGTGCCACTGAATTTGCCTGAGCCACTCGTCAACCACTATCGAGAGTTGTTGCGAACTTACGTGATCATGGGCGTCGGCAACTTGACCAACGAGATGGCCGAGCTGAGCGAATTGCTTGCCGCGTCGGAGGTTTCTGCGCAACGCGCGCTGCAATTGCATGTGACGGTCCTTGAGGATCTGGTCCAGGGACTTGGCTCGCGGAGTGCCCGGCATGTAATGAATCGGGCCGATCTGTTGGTGCTGGAGGTGATGGGACACCTGGCCGACGGTTATCGCCAGCGCTACTTCGAGCGTCGCAATCCCCCCCGCCAAAAGTCGCTGCCCGGCTTCGATTCTGGTTCGGCAATTCGCGTCGCGGCATGATTGAGCAATTCTTGCTACAATCTCTCCAAGTTTGATCTGCGTCAATCAGCCCCATCCGCGTTTATCCGCGTCCCATTTCTTAATCAGTACCCAGCAAAGAGCTTCCATGGACGACACCCAAACCACCCTTGCCGACTTGCGCGAACTGGTCCGCCAGTTTGTCGACGAGCGCGACTGGCAGCAGTTTCACTCCCCCAAGAATCTTGCCATGGCCCTGGCAGTCGAGGCTGCCGAGTTGATGGAACACTTCCAATGGGTTGACCTTCCTGAGTCGCGCAAGGTCACCTCTGATGAGGAAAAGCTCACGGCCATTGGCGAAGAACTGGCTGACGTGCTGAGTTACACGCTCGCCCTGGCCAATTCGCTGGGGATCGATATCGCCACCGCCCACCGGCGCAAGATGGTGTTGAACGCGGAGAAATATCCGGCTGACGAATTCCGCGGCCGATTTGGCGGCAAGAATTCACAGGCGGATTGAGTATGTGATGGTAGAGCGCAGCAGGATAGCCGTAGTTGGTGCCAGTGCTCGGGCAGCGGCATTTTCCTTGCTTCGCCAGGGCCACGCCGTCGTCGCGGCAGATCTGTTTGCCGATGCCGACCTGCGGCGAGTTTGTGATGTCGAGCAGGTGACCAACTATCCGCACGGTTTGGCCGAATGGCTCTCACGCACCAAGTGCGATGAATGGCTCTATACGGGTGCTTTAGAGAACTATCCAGATCTCGTTGACCGAATGGCTGCTTTGAGACCCCTGCGAGGTAGCGCCGGTTCGATGCTGCGAGCGGTGCGCGATCCACTCTTGTTACAAATAGCTCTCACCTCAGTTGGGCTCAACTTTCCTGAAACTCACCTCTGCCATGGTCAGCCCCCCGGTTCGGGCGATTGGCTGCACAAGACGGGCCAAGGGGCCAGCGGCAGTGGAGTGAGCGAACTTGATCCCAGCAGCCTGTCAACTCAAGGTTATTGGCAGCGTCGAGTGCCTGGGTTGTCAGGCTCCGCCATGTTCTTGGCGTCAGATCCGAGCTGCTCATTGCTCGGCATCACACGCCAACTAGTCGGCGAAACTTGGACCGGGGCGCGCCAATTTCAATACGCAGGTACACT contains:
- a CDS encoding type II toxin-antitoxin system RelE/ParE family toxin translates to MKRRVVITGPAETDTLSNHRWWADNHSPEQALRWLEGIYAAMFKLASTAETNPPADEKSLRKAGIQQVSFGLGSRPTHRIIYTIDGSYVVIYRVRAFKQDELDLSNLE
- a CDS encoding PleD family two-component system response regulator, whose product is MKGSLPPRMKVLYITTLNRTGGWLAEAFAADSATQILLEEVVGVTSALAKLRDEVFDAVIVSHEPPVLDALDLVEGLRAGGNEEPMILLGSQRPHEIDALCYEVGADDYCCVAETTVRGLLWKFARAIERHQLQRENRRMVQADRQRLKQEHLEAQRLLEQQRLLIADLEVLKNPTATSEQGDVLTEFDDCLAKAATAAVDVPLNLPEPLVNHYRELLRTYVIMGVGNLTNEMAELSELLAASEVSAQRALQLHVTVLEDLVQGLGSRSARHVMNRADLLVLEVMGHLADGYRQRYFERRNPPRQKSLPGFDSGSAIRVAA
- a CDS encoding nucleotide pyrophosphohydrolase, which encodes MDDTQTTLADLRELVRQFVDERDWQQFHSPKNLAMALAVEAAELMEHFQWVDLPESRKVTSDEEKLTAIGEELADVLSYTLALANSLGIDIATAHRRKMVLNAEKYPADEFRGRFGGKNSQAD
- a CDS encoding ATP-grasp domain-containing protein, with protein sequence MVERSRIAVVGASARAAAFSLLRQGHAVVAADLFADADLRRVCDVEQVTNYPHGLAEWLSRTKCDEWLYTGALENYPDLVDRMAALRPLRGSAGSMLRAVRDPLLLQIALTSVGLNFPETHLCHGQPPGSGDWLHKTGQGASGSGVSELDPSSLSTQGYWQRRVPGLSGSAMFLASDPSCSLLGITRQLVGETWTGARQFQYAGTLSPWRLPEAGVAELVRMGEFLMQEFKLSGPFGVDFIYDDSHVWPVEVNPRTSAAAEVVERVTSTHACAGKAVLYAKRPLAISRDISEGLLHRAGSIENPELADIPNTDTQIATGEPILTVLADGDCLAEVEENLRERVARLESELYVTMVL
- a CDS encoding NAD(P)-dependent oxidoreductase codes for the protein MTLSISPEKTRIGWIGTGVMGQSMCRHLVKAGYTTTVFNRTRAKAEPLLELGATWADSPREVAQASDVVFSIVGFPADVQQTILGENGALAGSKPGNVLVDMTTSRPSLAIEIAEQAALREVVNIDAPVSGGDVGARNGTLSIMIGGDEAQVEALAPCWEIMGTTWVWQGGPGAGQHTKMVNQTLIASNMVGVCEGLLYAHRAGLDLERVMQSVASGAAGSWSLSNLGPRIIAGNFDPGFFVEHFVKDMGIALAEAERMGLKLPGLALANELYGKLVEQGHARSGTHALMLALAGMSGVDWSERDG